One Fusarium falciforme chromosome 1, complete sequence genomic window carries:
- a CDS encoding 2EXR domain-containing protein has protein sequence MTTFHPFPRLPQEIRDLIWEEAAKFRTEERMVHFFTVFNSRNGEESAALAEYKLKGPSGSCLGAARRKDGEGFSWTEGNASMYLLDRGLWTACSDSRAAIMKASVMTMCSKSCTGCRACDYISSDNTADMAKLHDGPRTAKFVLDGHEQEMIQDYAPAHGLFPRYGKLDLRHVAFELPRDEIINLSCEYYSQNDEYAPQPSSHPMVHRIGYLLGCGRLQHIKNLWLIDYELKRANPRPAARQFCANGLSFIEVTEQDDDEWTDRRGDGRDALEFVDWLKYMNTWQDENIFPEIGFLACEEF, from the exons ATGACCACCTTTCACCCCTTCCCTCGGCTCCCCCAAGAGATACGCGACCTCATCTGGGAAGAAGCCGCCAAATTTCGAACCGAGGAGCGCATGGTTCACTTCTTTACCGTCTTCAACAGCAGAAACGGGGAAGAATCCGCCGCCCTCGCAGAGTACAAGCTCAAGGGACCCAGCGGATCATGTCTCGGCGCGGCGAGACGTAAAGATGGAGAAGGGTTTTCGTGGACAGAGGGGAATGCGTCCATGTATCTTTTGGATCGTGGGCTTTGGACGGCATGCAGTGATTCGAGGGCTGCGATTATGAAGGCTTCGGTGATGACCATGTGCTCCAAATCGTGCACTGGTTGTCGAGCATGCGACTACATCAGCTCGGATAACACCGCCGACATGGCCAAGCTGCATGACGGACCGCGGACAGCAAAGTTCGTGCTGGACGGGCACGAGCAGGAGATGATA CAAGATTACGCTCCAGCACACGGCCTATTCCCCCGATATGGCAAACTGGATCTCAGGCACGTCGCGTTTGAACTGCCGCGCGACGAGATAATCAACCTCTCCTGCGAATACTACTCTCAAAACGACGAGTATGCCCCCCAGCCATCATCCCACCCCATGGTACACCGCATCGGGTACCTCCTCGGCTGCGGACGTCTCCAGCACATTAAAAACCTCTGGTTGATAGACTACGAACTCAAGAGAGCGAACCCGCGACCCGCCGCGCGACAGTTCTGCGCAAACGGGCTGAGCTTCATCGAGGTTACGGAgcaggatgacgatgagtgGACTGACCGTCGGGGGGACGGTAGGGATGCGCTAGAGTTTGTCGACTGGCTGAAGTACATGAACACCTGGCAAGATGAGAATATTTTTCCTGAAATTGGGTTTTTGGCGTGTGAGGAATTCTGA
- a CDS encoding Vacuolar protein sorting-associated protein, with translation MLEGLVAGLLNRFLGMYVKNFDPAQLKVGIWSGDVKLRNLELRREALDQLKLPINVMEGHLGELTLIIPWSNLRGAPVKVFIEDVFLLASPKEEAEYDEEEEERRKQRLKMEKLDSAELLKERNQEGMSQEEQKKSQSFTQSLVTKIVDNLQVTVKNIHIRYEDSISAPGHPFALGVTLEEFSAVSTDGQWKPTFIQDSSSVTHKLATLGALAVYWNTDSTLLGTGREAATPSSEMLPHDEIVEKFREMIGKGAEKNTSHQFILKPVNGQAKIELDKSGDIKVPKFKANLLFEEIGLVLDDDQYRDALMMVDLFHYFIRHQEYKKLQPKGVRPKEDPRAWLQFAGNAVLSKIHERNRKWSWDYFRERRDDRKKYIELFKKRKQGQQMSPEDTDAINSLEWKLGYEDLRFWRSLARNQLKKENAEALKKQPQQQEQHQQGWLSWVWGSKPRETIEQNEENTQMTEEQRQELYEAIDWDEKNALADEVDVPREAIKMCIETSLSTGSFTLKRNPHDNASDLLSLHFDVFKAKALQRKDSLLANVSLGGLRVNDGTTPDTLYPEIVRVKDAPDVKQRRRLSLAELENAEEDPFFQFEVEQNPLEREGDIAVVGKMKPLEVIWNPNFVVGIADFFRPPERHMESITALMESAGATVESIREQTRAGLEFALEEHKTINAELDLQAPLIIVPVSITTEDSTCLIVDAGHIHVNSQLVDQDTMKEIQSKQKQSYSDEDLKRLESVMYDKFIVKLTSTQVLIGPSIEETKAQLVDKDDEARLHVVEQINVDFTVETSILPKAPNLTKFKVSGHLPMLHATVSDSKYKNLMRIIDVAIPKFGEPSLPEPQSEGQKEQSRPRLKSTASNRSRRKSHRERRQSTPFPFMAQTAVVLDDMDEDDDNFEDADDGGGVEQLRIQQRIFEFKFKVDTLKGSLYRSDPDQRKPDSLLVELVAERFGLEFYTRPYDMAAEVSLGSVTVDDFVDNPPDEFKSIISSGDSDDLKAGRSLVHVKFIKVNPLSPEFMPVYEGVETNVTAKVSTINLIVTRKTLLTLLDFILVTFTNNDSQQAGQPGGPQSLLDNYDDDTASVDVSFNTTPPPNSGSIRVKVDLKSIRLILNNDGIRLATLSFNKADAGIFLRANTMRISARLGDLSLVDDVNLGVSEDSHLRQLVTIQGDDLADFRYETFDANNSKTYPGYDSSVFLRAGSVKLNFVEEPFRKIIDFLVKFGKMQALYNAARQAAMNQANQMQQSPSRFKFDVVVNTPIVVFPRVVKPGRPERDLITAYLGEIYAQNKFAPLDDSEDSEIAMKLSAGIRNIRLTSDFHYADDVSEELEMIDHVDLGFNITYAEHKSGVKRPETEIEGTMSDFNLRLTQYQVKFLMEISKSVPAAFAGEGNDNEEEAAKAVDEGTLQRARTLNTEIDSGDDQTLVDLGPELSSIDQAWTKLDLVFRINTIGLELIMAEEDAPVHDIAKSSLSRFSLDETKVKTRMLSDGSLEAELLIRSFTIYDSRPRETNKFRRIMSSMNKEVQQLMASVTMSGGKEKSLIAMATIDSPRVIFALDYLFAIQKFAVEGLTVEESSPMDYESMAETTPEESDTDSLQVTFSGDNASRPRSQLSRQQSTDVAQVEEKKEEPSMSIAFRVNLVDAQVILIANPLTSSSEAIVLSIRQMLLSQQHVLTFQVSQIGMFLCRMDRFETSRLRIIDDFSIQLSMDSSKPLSTSIHVDVEPLVLRLSLRDILLVLQIVSKAGELSGNEPKQAKETPAEQKARELRNAGMKQRSASGRGQSTIAGRTKATAASHAPSHAVDSKAKQQAQQVAQRRYEELSATVEGIRVVLIGDVHELPILDLGIKKFSAAAENWSSNLKAETAMDLYSNVYNFSKSSWEPLLEPWQVGFGVAKDTVSGLLSVDVASKKVFDVTITTATIALASKSFDFLTTEQDVLDKPRGVEAPYRIRNYTGFDVVVHSKSPISDEPINLRLEDGKEAPWSFEHWEKMRENLLTESNQNYVNIQLEGSGFDPVKNVRLNREGEYLYSLRPKTDNVLHRLCVEVELGTEDNIKYVTFRSPLHVENATQIPVELGIYDAQEGHLLKIEKIAPGDSRPAPVGAVFEKRVLVRPDGGFGYQWSNDQLFWRDLLKRPTKQVVCKGENGDPFYFQVHARFDKANPLTKQYPYMKIKLSAPVTLENLLPYDFKYRIYDKNTRKDWTNFLRKGGVSPVHVVELSHLLLLSIDMQDTVFKASDFSIINPGNNEDFRKEGKLVVKDDQGLPLNLSLHYFKIPNSGGAFKVTVYSPYVVLNKTGVDVRVRAKGFLQQAKPAAGQFPLMDTSDQERPKALPFMFSYGSDDHRNRALLKVADSEWSKPQSFDAIGSTSEVVLNSPNKNKEIHVGITVKSGEGKYKLTKVVTLAPRFVLHNKLGEEILVRESSSSGYLTLGQGALQPLHFMQKSKVKQLCLCYPGVNNHWTSPFNIADIGTTHVKIAKAGQRQFLVRVEILMEDSTVFLNLSMETKSWPFSMRNESDTEFMFWQANPNVDEEGVEDRSGWRQIRYRLPPRSIMPYAWDFPAAKFREIIISINGKERHVKLAEIGNQIPMKFTTSTGQQKIIDINVAADGPKQTLILSNFRASKSMYKPKTLSRTNTGPEAFEVKDQDTGATFRAQLKLAGIGVSLVNAQMKELAYLTLRDVQLRYSESPLIQTVSMAIKWIQIDNQLYGGLFPMILYPSVVPKKAQEVEAHPSLHAMISRVKDDSYGVLYIKYATILLQQMTVDLDEDFVFALLDFTNVPGASWTMVDDEGKLCDEDLDIPEPTQLQAGQDIYFEVLNIQPMQLDLSFMRTERVNAEDKGSSRNPIMFFLNVMTMAIGNVNDAPIRFNALILDNVRVTTAVLIQNCSSHYSQEVMYQIHKILGSADFLGNPVGLFNSISSGVTDVFYEPYQGLILSDKPEEFGLGIAKGAASFAKKTVFGFSDSFSKFTGSLSKGLAAASLDKQFQDRRRITRARNRPKHALYGVAAGANSFITSVASGVGGLARKPLEGAEQEGALGFFKGVGKGVIGLATKPAVGVLDMASNVSEGIRNTTTVFDGQELDRTRFPRFIPQDGIVRPYNPREALGQYWLKQVDNGRYFDEQYIGHLELPKEDMVVMVTYARILLIRSRRLTSEWDVPLKDIQTIAKERTGVSLALRGGANGPFIPIGEGSERGFLYKMVGVAVEEFNRRFRSGE, from the exons ATGTTGGAAGGCCTCGTCGCCGGCCTGCTCAACCGCTTTCTGGGCATGTACGTCAAGAACTTTGATCCTGCCCAGCTCAAAGTCGGTATCTGGTCGGGAGATGTCAAACTACGAAACCTAGAGCTGCGCCGTGAGGCTCTCGACCAGCTCAAGCTTCCCATCAATGTCATGGAAGGCCACCTCGGCGAGCTCACCCTCATCATCCCCTGGTCCAACCTGCGCGGCGCCCCCGTCAAGGTCTTTATCGAAGACGTTTTTCTTTTGGCCAGCCctaaggaggaggctgaatacgatgaagaggaggaggagcgcagAAAACAGCGactcaagatggagaagctggacAGCGCTGAGTTGCTCAAGGAGAGAAACCAGGAAGGCATGAGCCAGGAGGAACAAAAGAAGAGCCAGAGCTTCACGCAGAGCCTTGTTACAAAGATCGTCGACAACCTCCAGGTCACGGTCAAGAATATCCACATTCGATATGAGGACTCCATCTCAGCACCAGGACACCCATTCGCCCTGGGCGTTACCCTCGAGGAGTTCAGCGCCGTCAGCACAGACGGCCAGTGGAAGCCCACCTTTATCCAGGACTCGAGTTCCGTCACCCACAAGCTGGCTACTTTGGGCGCACTTGCTGTGTACTGGAATACCGATTCAACACTACTCGGAACTGGCCGTGAGGCCGCAACACCCTCCTCAGAGATGCTCCCACACGATGAGATCGTTGAAAAATTCAGGGAGATGATTGGAAAGGGCGCCGAGAAGAATACCAGTCACCAATTCATTCTGAAGCCTGTCAATGGACAAGCCAAGATTGAGCTCGACAAATCAGGCGACATCAAGGTGCCCAAATTCAAGGCGAACTTATTGTTCGAAGAGATTGGTCTTGTCCTAGATGATGACCAGTATCGAGacgccttgatgatggtagACCTTTTCCACTACTTCATTCGTCACCAAGAGTACAAGAAATTGCAACCAAAGGGGGTCAGGCCCAAGGAAGACCCCCGTGCATGGCTACAGTTTGCCGGCAATGCGGTGTTATCCAAGATTCATGAGCGCAACCGAAAGTGGTCTTGGGATTATTTCCGGGAGCGTCGTGATGACAGGAAAAAATACATCGAGCTATTCAAGAAGAGGAAACAAGGGCAACAGATGTCTCCCGAGGACACTGATGCAATAAACTCCCTTGAGTGGAAACTGGGCTATGAAGATCTGCGATTCTGGCGATCTCTGGCCCGCAACCAGCTCAAAAAGGAAAATGCTGAGGCTCTCAAGAAGCAACCACAACAACAGgagcaacaccaacaaggcTGGCTCTCGTGGGTGTGGGGCTCCAAACCCCGAGAGACGATCGAGCAGAATGAGGAGAACACACAGATGACTGAGGAACAGCGACAGGAGCTTTATGAGGCCATCGATTGGGACGAGAAGAATGCTCTCGCAGATGAGGTGGACGTACCGCGAGAAGCTATCAAGATGTGCATTGAGACCTCCCTTAGCACTGGAAGTTTCACTCTCAAGAGAAACCCCCACGACAACGCATCGGACTTGCTTAGTCTACACTTTGACGtattcaaggccaaggctcttCAGCGAAAGGACTCTCTCCTTGCCAACGTCAGCCTTGGTGGCTTGCGTGTCAACGATGGCACCACTCCTGACACACTCTACCCCGAGATTGTGAGGGTCAAGGATGCTCCTGATGTCAAGCAGCGGCGAAGACTCTCGCTGGCCGAGCTCGAGAATGCAGAGGAAGACCCTTTCTTCCAGTTCGAGGTCGAACAGAACCCGCTCGAACGCGAGGGCGACATTGCTGTTGTTGGAAAGATGAAGCCTCTCGAGGTCATCTGGAACCCTAACTTTGTGGTCGGCATTGCCGACTTTTTTAGACCCCCTGAGCGTCATATGGAGTCTATCACCGCCCTCATGGAGAGTGCTGGTGCCACTGTTGAGAGCATTCGGGAACAGACTCGAGCTGGTCTTGAGTTTGCTCTTGAGGAACACAAGACCATCAACGCCGAGCTGGATCTTCAAGCACCCCTGATTATAGTGCCTGTCAGCATTACTACAGAGGACTCGACTTGTCTGATCGTTGATGCTGGTCACATTCATGTCAACAGTCAGCTTGTCGACCAGGACACCATGAAAGAGATCCAGTCCAAACAAAAACAGTCGTACAGCGACGAAGATCTCAAGCGGCTCGAATCGGTCATGTATGACAAGTTCATTGTCAAACTGACATCGACTCAAGTTCTCATTGGACCATCCATTGAGGAAACCAAAGCGCAGCTTGTTGACAAGGACGATGAGGCCCGGCTTCACGTTGTCGAGCAGATCAATGTCGATTTCACCGTCGAAACCTCGATCCTCCCGAAGGCCCCCAACCTGACCAAGTTCAAGGTCTCAGGTCACTTGCCGATGCTTCACGCCACTGTTTCGGACTCCAAGTATAAGAACCTCATGAGAATCATTGATGTGGCGATTCCCAAGTTTGGTGAACCATCGCTACCTGAACCACAGTCGGAGGGACAAAAGGAGCAGTCTCGACCTCGACTCAAGAGCACGGCGTCTAATCGTTCCCGAAGAAAGTCTCATCGTGAAAGGCGGCAATCCACGCCGTTCCCGTTCATGGCCCAAACTGCTGTCGTGCTTGACGATatggacgaagatgacgacaacTTTGAGGACGCGGACGATGGAGGCGGTGTTGAGCAGCTTCGCATTCAGCAAAGGATCTTCGAGTTCAAGTTCAAGGTTGACACCCTGAAGGGTTCACTTTATCGGAGTGACCCTGACCAACGAAAGCCCGATTCTCTCCTGGTTGAACTGGTCGCTGAGCGGTTTGGCTTGGAGTTTTACACAAGACCTTACGACATGGCAGCCGAGGTTTCACTTGGCTCAGTCACAGTGGATGACTTTGTGGATAACCCCCCTGACGAATTCAAATCCATCATCTCGTCGGGCGATAGCGATGATCTCAAGGCAGGTCGAAGCCTGGTTCACGTCAAGTTTATCAAGGTCAATCCACTGTCGCCCGAGTTCATGCCTGTCTATGAGGGCGTCGAGACCAACGTAACCGCCAAGGTCTCGACAATCAACCTGATCGTCACCCGAAAGACTTTGTTGACGCTTCTGGATTTCATCCTCGTTACTTTCACCAATAACGATAGTCAGCAAGCTGGCCAACCAGGCGGCCCGCAGTCCCTCCTGGACAACTACGATGATGATACAGCAAGCGTCGATGTCTCTTTCAACACCACCCCTCCACCAAACTCTGGTTCTATCCGGGTAAAGGTCGACCTCAAGAGTATCAGGCTGATCTTGAACAACGATGGTATTCGACTCGCCACGTTATCATTCAACAAGGCAGACGCTGGCATCTTCCTCCGGGCCAACACGATGCGCATTTCTGCCCGACTCGGCGACCTCTCCCTTGTTGATGACGTGAATCTCGGCGTCTCGGAGGACTCCCATCTTCGCCAGCTCGTGACTATTCAGGGAGATGACTTGGCCGACTTCCGTTATGAAACTTTTGACGCCAACAATTCCAAGACATACCCAGGATACGATAGTTCCGTGTTCCTTCGCGCTGGTTCCGTCAAGCTCAACTTTGTGGAGGAGCCATTCCGCAAGATCATTGACTTCTTGGTTAAGTTTGGCAAGATGCAGGCCCTGTACAATGCCGCACGCCAGGCTGCCATGAACCAGGCCAACCAAATGCAGCAAAGTCCCAGCCGCTTCAAGTTTGATGTTGTGGTCAACACCCCCATTGTTGTCTTCCCCCGCGTCGTGAAGCCGGGTCGACCTGAGAGAGACCTGATCACAGCATACCTGGGTGAGATCTACGCCCAGAACAAGTTCGCACCTCTGGATGACAGCGAGGACTCCGAAATTGCGATGAAGCTCTCGGCTGGTATCCGCAATATCAGGCTCACCTCGGACTTCCATTACGCGGATGATGTTTccgaggagcttgagatgATCGACCACGTCGATCTTGGGTTCAACATCACCTATGCTGAGCACAAGTCTGGAGTCAAGAGACCTGAGACAGAGATTGAGGGAACCATGTCTGATTTCAATCTGCGGCTTACCCAATACCAAGTCAAGTTCCTCATGGAAATCTCCAAATCAGTACCCGCAGCATTTGCTGGCGAGGGCAACGATaatgaggaagaggcggcCAAGGCGGTGGACGAAGGGACCCTGCAGCGCGCCCGGACACTCAACACGGAAATCGACTCTGGCGACGATCAAACGCTGGTCGATCTCGGTCCTGAACTCAGCTCCATTGACCAGGCCTGGACGAAACTCGACCTCGTTTTCCGCATTAACACGATCGGACTGGAGCTGATAATGGCCGAAGAAGATGCACCCGTCCACGACATTGCAAAGTCAAGTCTGTCACGGTTCTCGCTCGACGagaccaaggtcaagacGAGGATGCTCTCAGATGGCTCACTTGAAGCGGAGCTGCTCATCCGGTCATTTACCATCTACGACAGCCGACCCCGAGAGACAAACAAATTCCGTCGCATCATGTCATCGATGAATAAGGAAGTGCAGCAGCTAATGGCGAGTGTGACCATGTCGGGTGGCAAGGAAAAGAGCCTGATTGCTATGGCCACCATTGACAGCCCTCGAGTCATCTTTGCACTCGACTATCTGTTTGCTATCCAAAAGTTTGCCGTGGAGGGTTTGACTGTCGAGGAGAGCAGCCCGATGGATTATGAGAGCATGGCTGAGACTACCCCCGAAGAGTCAGACACCGACTCTCTGCAAGTCACATTTTCGGGAGATAATGCTTCACGGCCTCGATCACAGCTTTCACGGCAGCAAAGCACCGACGTCGCTCAAgtcgaggaaaagaaggaagagcCGTCGATGAGCATCGCTTTCCGAGTCAATTTGGTCGATGCGcaagtcatcctcatcgcGAACCCTCTGACCTCGAGCTCCGAGGCGATTGTGCTTTCGATCAGACAAATGCTTCTTTCTCAGCAGCATGTCCTGACCTTCCAGGTGTCTCAAATTGGAATGTTCTTGTGTCGGATGGACAGATTCGAGACGTCTCGTCTTCGAATCATCGATGACTTCTCGATCCAGCTCAGCATGGACAGCTCCAAGCCTCTGTCCACCAGCATCCATGTGGATGTTGAGCCTCTTGTGCTGCGACTATCGCTCCGCGATATTCTTCTCGTGCTTCAAATCGTCAGCAAAGCAGGAGAGCTATCCGGAAATGAACCAAAGCAGGCCAAGGAAACCCCTGCTGAACAGAAGGCCCGGGAGTTGCGCAACGCTGGCATGAAGCAACGATCTGCCAGTGGACGTGGACAGTCTACCATCGCTGGTCGAACAAAGGCGACTGCAGCCAGCCATGCTCCTAGCCACGCTGTTGATTCCAAGGCAAAGCAGCAAGCTCAGCAAGTTGCCCAGCGAAGATATGAGGAGTTGTCGGCTACAGTAGAAGGCATTCGTGTCGTTTTGATTGGCGATGTGCACGAACTTCCcattcttgatcttggcatcAAGAAGTTCAGTGCGGCTGCTGAGAACTGGTCTTCGAACCTGAAAGCCGAAACTGCCATGGACCTTTACTCCAACGTGTACAACTTTTCCAAGTCCAGCTGGGAGCCGCTCCTGGAGCCATGGCAGGTGGGCTTTGGCGTGGCCAAGGATACTGTCTCCGGTCTTCTTTCAGTCGATGTTGCCTCCAAAAAGGTCTTCGACGTGACCATCACCACGGCCACGATTGCATTGGCATCCAAGTCGTTTGACTTCCTGACGACTGAGCAGGATGTGCTGGACAAGCCCCGCGGAGTTGAAGCACCCTACCGCATCCGAAACTACACTGGCTTTGATGTCGTTGTCCACTCCAAGAGCCCAATCAGCGATGAGCCCATCAACCTTCGCCTGGAGGACGGCAAGGAAGCACCGTGGAGCTTTGAGCATTGGGAGAAGATGCGAGAGAATCTTCTCACTGAGTCAAACCAGAACTATGTCAACATCCAGCTCGAGGGCAGTGGGTTCGACCCTGTTAAGAACGTCCGACTCAATCGGGAGGGTGAGTATCTTTACAGCCTACGTCCCAAGACGGATAACGTTCTGCATCGACTGTGTGTTGAGGTGGAGCTGGGAACCGAGGACAACATCAAATACGTCACCTTCAGATCTCCCCTACACGTTGAGAACGCAACACAGATCCCGGTAGAATTGGGTATCTACGATGCGCAGGAAGGCCATCTGCTCAAGATTGAGAAGATTGCGCCTGGTGACTCTCGACCGGCCCCAGTTGGCGCTGTGTTTGAGAAGAGGGTTCTTGTTCGACCTGACGGTGGCTTTGGCTACCAGTGGAGCAACGACCAGCTGTTCTGGAGGGATCTGCTCAAGCGACCTACGAAGCAGGTTGTGTGCAAGGGAGAGAATGGAGATCCGTTCTACTTCCAGGTCCATGCACGCTTCGACAAGGCTAACCCGCTGACCAA GCAATACCCGTACATGAAGATCAAGCTATCAGCGCCGGTGACACTTGAGAACCTCTTGCCGTACGATTTCAAGTACCGCATCTACGACAAGAACACCAGAAAGGACTGGACCAACTTCCTGCGAAAGGGTGGTGTCAGCCCTGTTCATGTTGTTGAGCTCTCCCACTTGCTGCTCCTCAGCATCGACATGCAGGACACAGTTTTCAAGGCGAGCGACTTTTCGATCATCAACCCTGGAAATAATGAGGACTTCCGCAAGGAAGGCAAGCTTGTTGTAAAGGATGATCAAGGACTACCTTTGAACCTGTCTCTGCACTACTTCAAGATTCCCAACAGCGGTGGTGCGTTCAAGGTCACAGTCTACAGTCCCTATGTTGTTCTGAACAAGACTGGCGTGGATGTTCGAGTGCGCGCCAAGGGATTCCTCCAGCAAGCAAAGCCGGCGGCGGGACAATTCCCTCTCATGGACACATCGGATCAGGAACGTCCCAAGGCGTTGCCCTTCATGTTCTCTTATGGAAGCGATGATCACCGCAACCGAGCACTCCTCAAGGTCGCGGATTCTGAGTGGAGTAAGCCCCAGAGTTTTGACGCCATTGGCAGTACTTCTGAAGTTGTCCTCAACTCGCCaaacaagaacaaggagatCCACGTGGGAATCACGGTCAAGTCGGGTGAGGGCAAGTATAAGTTGACCAAGGTTGTCACCCTCGCGCCACGATTCGTGCTGCACAACAAGCTGGGCGAGGAGATTCTTGTCAGGGAGTCGAGCTCGTCTGGATACCTCACTCTTGGACAAGGAGCTCTCCAGCCCCTTCATTTCATGCAAAAGTCCAAGGTGAAGCAGCTGTGCCTCTGCTACCCTGGTGTCAACAACCACTGGACTTCGCCCTTCAATATTGCCGACATTGGTACGACTCATGTCAAGATTGCGAAGGCTGGACAGCGGCAATTCCTGGTCAGAGTGGAAATTCTTATGGAGGATTCTACCGTCTTCTTGAACCTTAGCATGGAGACCAAGAGCTGGCCATTCTCTATGCGCAACGAGAGTGACACCGAGTTCATGTTCTGGCAAGCCAACCCCAACGTGGACGAAGAGGGTGTTGAGGATCGCAGTGGTTGGAGACAGATCCGGTACCGTCTACCGCCCAGGAGCATCATGCCCTACGCCTGGGACTTCCCCGCAGCCAAGTTCCGTGAGATTATCATTTCAATCAACGGTAAGGAGCGACATGTCAAGCTGGCCGAGATTGGAAACCAGATTCCCATGAAGTTTACGACTTCTACAGGGCAGCAGAAGATCATCGACATCAATGTTGCTGCAGATGGACCGAAGCAgaccttgatcttgagcAACTTCCGCGCCAGCAAGAGCATGTACAAGCCGAAGACGTTGTCTAGGACCAACACCGGCCCAGAAGCCTTCGAAGTCAAAGATCAGGACACGGGGGCTACTTTCCGTGCTCAGCTCAAGCTTGCGGGTATCGGTGTGTCTCTGGTAAACGCTCAGATGAAAGAGCTCGCCTACTTGACCCTTCGAGATGTCCAACTGCGCTACAGCGAGTCTCCACTGATCCAAACCGTTTCGATGGCGATCAAGTGGATTCAGATCGACAATCAGCTCTACGGTGGTCTCTTCCCGATGATCCTCTATCCCAGTGTCGTACCCAAGAAGGCGCAAGAGGTGGAAGCTCATCCATCGCTGCACGCCATGATCAGCCGTGTCAAGGATGACTCGTACGGTGTGCTATACATCAAGTACGCAACTATTTTGCTTCAGCAGATGACGGTTGATCTAGACGAGGATTTCGTCTTTGCTCTTCTTGACTTTACAAACGTTCCCGGTGCCAGCTGGACGATGGTGGACGATGAAGGCAAGCTGTGCGACGAGGATCTTGACATTCCCGAGCCGACACAACTGCAGGCTGGTCAAGACATTTACTTTGAGGTGCTCAACATCCAGCCGATGCAACTTGACCTCAGCTTCATGCGCACAGAACGAGTGAATGCTGAGGACAAGGGTTCATCGCGCAACCCTATCATGTTCTTCCTCAACGTCATGACCATGGCCATCGGTAACGTCAACGATGCGCCAATCCGCTTCAATGCCCTCATCTTGGACAATGTGCGGGTAACAACTGCAGTGCTCATTCAGAATTGCTCCAGTCACTACAGCCAAGAGGTCATGTACCAGATTCACAAGATCTTGGGATCTGCCGACTTTTTGGGCAACCCAGTGGGCCTCTTCAACAGCATCTCATCAGGTGTGACGGATGTCTTCTACGAGCCGTACCAGGGCCTGATCCTGTCGGATAAACCAGAGGAGTTCGGGCTGGGCATTGCAAAGGGCGCCGCTTCATTCGCAAAGAAGACGGTGTTTGGCTTCAGTGACAGCTTCTCCAAGTTCACAGGCAGTCTAAGCAAGGGTCTTGCAGCGGCATCGCTGGACAAGCAGTTCCAAGACCGGCGACGTATCACAAGAGCGCGCAACAGGCCAAAGCACGCCTTGTACGGTGTTGCTGCGGGTGCTAACAGCTTCATCACAAGCGTCGCATCAGGCGTGGGCGGACTTGCGCGCAAGCCTCTGGAGGGTGCTGAGCAAGAGGGTGCGCTGGGCTTCTTCAAGGGTGTCGGCAAGGGCGTGATCGGGTTGGCAACCAAGCCTGCTGTTGGCGTACTGGACATGGCCAGCAACGTCAGCGAAGGCATCCGCAACACAACAACAGTGTTTGACGGGCAAGAGTTGGATCGCACGCGATTCCCGCGCTTCATCCCACAAGACGGCATCGTGCGGCCGTACAACCCGCGGGAAGCTCTCGGGCAGTACTGGCTGAAGCAGGTGGACAACGGAAGATACTTTGACGAGCAGTACATTGGACACCTGGAGCTGCCCAAGGAGgacatggtggtgatggtgacatATGCTCGGATCCTATTGATCCGATCCCGACGATTGACTAGCGAGTGGGACGTGCCGCTCAAGGACATCCAGACGATCGCCAAGGAGCGGACGGGAGTGAGCCTTGCGCTGAGGGGAGGGGCTAATGGACCGTTTATCCCAATCGGCGAAGGCAGCGAGAGAGGGTTCCTATACAAGATGGTTGGAGTGGCGGTGGAAGAGTTCAACAGAAGATTCAGGAGCGGAGAGTAA